The Candidatus Methylacidiphilales bacterium genome segment TGCCTAAATCCAAATACTTGCGTAGTCCCGCGGATAGCTCTGATAACCCGGATGTGCTTGCTTGAAGGGATGCCGCCGATTCCAGCATTGCACAAACGACGCAACCGACCGCCATAGCTCCTCCACACACCGCGAAAAGCACCGCGTCCGTCGGCCTAAGCGAGCAAGATCCCCCACAACTCGGCGAGACTTGCTTTAACTGAATAGGTCTGCGACTTGCCCGGCGCAACTAGAGACAGTCGCCACAGTAGTCCAAAGCGGCATACCCACTGAAGCCGCCGCGGGATAGAGTATCTACCAGCACATCACGCAGCGCGTCCGGCGCTCGACCTGCGTGATGAGATCGTCGCGTTTTTTTACTTCTGACGAATGTGAACTGCTCTCAAGCTCGACGATGGGTTAGTCGTCGGTTGGGGGGGCTGTGGGATGGGGGAGGCAGCCAAGGCACGTTCACCGGCAGACTTGACCCAGTTGGCTACCGATTGCGCACTTGACACGCAGATTGCGCCCGATGCGTCGGAAGCTGTGGCCATCCAGATACATCTCGACGGCTTGGCGCGGGATTCTAAGCGGGTAGCCGATTGGGTTGGGCTGAGGAATGAAATGACGATGGCAGGCTTTGCACAGGTAGCGCTTGCTGCTGCTGTGATTCTTGCCTCGTTTGACCACCGATTCGCTTATGTATCTTTGGACACTTCATGCATCCAATTTTATTTAATCCGCTAATTTTTAGTGGCGGACAAAATCAGATAGGTGAACAGTAAGAGAAATATGTTTGAAATAACACCGGGTGTAGGAAGAATTATCGTGAGAACTTATATGACTTCTGTAAAGCAGACGATAATCGTTTTATTCGGCAATTAAACAAACATAACGCACATCTTGTTTGATAGTTCGCATAAACGCGTGCTATTTCATTAATCGGATCGATCAATATATATTTCTCTGAATTTCAAGCACAATGGAAAGTTTTATAACACAAAAATTAGGCATCGATATTATGCGCTATAGGATAACGAATAATCAACTATTTTTTCGTTATATTCAACCACATCGATGGGTAAAGGCGCTGGTACTGCATAACCAAAAATAACGGCTTGTTTTTTCGTAGATAAACTTGTTATTATATTTTTCATGTAATTAGAATCAGCAGTGCCTGTAAGAACGGCGTTTATATCATTTTCATCGGTCAGCGAATATACAATCCGTGTGGAAATTTGGCTCATCACTTCATCATCGATGCTGCTTGGTCTTTGATCTATCAGCAATAGGGTTACATTGTACTTTCGCATTTCTCTAGCTATAGTGCCGAAAACGGTGTAATCGGCGATATCTTTCTCCAAGAACTTATGCGCTTCTTCTACTACAATGATCAAAGGCTTCGGCTCAGCTGAAGTGCCGCCTTCGTAAAGCTCTTTAAGTTGAACATATTTTTGATGAATTCTTCTGGAAATGAAATTAGATACGAAGAGGTAAGCTAATAAGTCGTTTGAATATCGTCCGAATTCTATTACAATGGAGTACCCCCTAGCCAGGTCATTACATATCTCTTCGATTGATGTCGTCTTTTCATTATCAGCCAATTCAAAACCCCATCGAGAGGTGATGAACTTATACTGTCCAAATCTACTTAAATTGCGATTTAATGCGTGATAAGTGGCATCAGATAATTTTCTAGTGGACAATAATTTATTTATTTCTGGCGATGGATTATCCACTATGATATGAGGAAACCACGATGATTCAAGATTTCTGTACAATGAGTAAATGGTATTTATCTGTACGTCGGTTAATGCAATTAAAGAACTAAGCGGTTCTATATCTTCGGGCAATATTTGGTCATAGAAAATATTAAGATATGCGTCTGGAACGTGATTAATTCTCTTGGAAAACATCGGGTCTAAACTAATTACTTTTACCTTATCACTACACTTCTCTAAATTTTTTAGTCCCTTATAATTCTCTTTATCACCTTTTAGGACATAGGCATAATCGTTATGCATATCAAAAATCAATACACTACATACTTTTCTTGAGATAATTTCAGCAATTAAAGGCAATACGAAAAATGTTTTACCGCTACCGCTTTTGCCGAATACGGCAGTGCTTCTTTCAGTTATTTTTTTCAAGTCAATGTATATATTCAAATCAGGATTACCAATTAAATTCCCTATTTTATATGCACAATCAGAATTATTACTAAATATTCTTTTTATATCGTCTTGTCCTGCTATTTCAACGCTTGAAAAGTGTGAGGGTATGCTGGTTGTATTTTTTATCTCTCCCATTGGTGTTTCCATAAGTATAGGCTTGATGGTTAATAAACCGTATACGGACGTGCCTCTGTAGAAATTTAACATATCTAAGGGAATCGTATTGACACGGCGATAAATTTTTTTATCCATATCTGAAAGCTTTATATTTTCAGCTATGCCATAAAATACATAACCATCCCGCCCGATTATTTTAAAATAATTGCCACTCGTAAGTTCTTCAATGGCTATATTTTCATCAACTCGAACAATTAACCCTGTGTTTAAATTTCCGCCAATGACCTTGCCGATGGTAAAAGAATTTTTAGTTGTCATGTCATGCATTCCAGTCGCTACATGAAATGAAATGGGCATTATCTTCAAACCAATGCGCACCTCTTTTATAAAATTATCAAAAACTTCGCCTTTATATTGAAAATAGGTTTTGAATGAATTTTAATTTCCACCTGCATGATATTCATCCAATCTAATCCAATAGTCAACGTGTTGGTTACTTAAATTATCTATAGTATATTCATCAACTGAGAACATTGTAGAGGGAGGGGATAAAGTGACAGTATAAGTATGATTCGGCCCATTTATACCTATTGCATTAGTGCTACTAATCCATAATGTAAAATTCACCATGGAGGATCCTTGAGGTATGATAATGCCCACATTTTTTGTCAAGCCGTTAGTTGATGTAAATGTTTCATAAGCTCCGACCCCGCAAATTCCACCGGTATAGTATATTCTCAACGATGGATCGGTACTGGGCGCAGTGCCGCGAAAACGCAATATATATGTCTTTGTAATAGGTGATCCCGGAATTTGCATACGAATAATATCCGTGTCGGGATTAGATGATCCGGTATAGAATGACCGTTGTTGTGTTTGCCCTATGCCGATATCTTTATATTGCGAACAATTATTATCTGGCTCGTAAATATCTCCTTGTGTTGATATCAAATTTCGTCTAACAAAAGGTATAATTAATCGGTAAGATCCATACTCGCCATGAGCAACTCGCCTTACATTTCCATTACTCTCTATTACAGATGCTCTTAGGGTTATATACAATCTGTTTGTTAATGTTGCACCATGCCTTTTTATTCTTACAGAATAAGGTTTAGCCTCAGAAGGGGATAGATTAATCACATTACCACTTATTGTTTGAATTTCCCATTCGGGATTGAGATTGGCAGAGATGCTTATTTGTACTGTAGCATCCACACTGGAATTATTATGTATTAGCCACATCTGTATTATACTGTCGCCTTGCTTCATAGGTACAAAGGTTCTTCTTGGATATATATTAATCACATATGGATTAGGTATTAAGCTATTTGATAACTTAAGGTGATGCTCATATTCATACTCATGTTCATATTCATTTTCATGGTCTTTAATATCAATACAATAATGTTCAGTATTAATTGAAGGTTCAAAACAGACCATTCCGCCGATATTATTGAATGGTTGTTGCCCATTGCTTGTCTGAGGGATAAGAGCTGCAATCAGTGCAGCAATTATGAAAATTGACTGTGATATCTTAATCATGCTCTTATTATAATACTCTGGAGATTCGTCTTTTCTGTCATAACAAAAACATAACTAGAATATAATCATTGTCATTATTTTAAATTGTCATAAAGCTCTCTTTTATTGAAATAAATAAAAATTTATTCAAGTATTGAGTTTATTTTAAACTCAGCTGTTTGGCAAAAAAACAACAATATATCTCTTTATCAAGAATAACGCATGATATCATTTAGTGATGATTAAAATAAGACATCCCTTGTTTCTCTAAAGAAGAGGCTAAAAAAATTATGTTTGATGTCGAATATCATTGATTAAAACACACATGAATCAAGACTATTTTTGTCTTTAATTTTTGCATATCAAAACCCAAAGAAATGAGCTTGATTTAGATGGAGAATATAAAAACCAAAATAAACAAAAATTTAACAGCAGATTTTGCATTGATGAACACATCCTTCGTTCTTTTATCAGTGTTTGCTATGATAGGAACGTTCCAATGTACCGCTGGTATAAATACAAAGCGGGGTTTTCATCGTCTTTTGTGAAGCACTCGCTCAATTTATATCAAATTATATGTGGAAGAGTCCTAGACTCATTTGCAGGATGTAGAACTACTCTCTTTGCAGCTAAAGATATCGGATTATATGCTGATGGAATTGAACTGTTACCATTAGGACAGGAAATTATTGAGGGGAAGAAATAGTAGATAAGAACTTAACTAATCATGTAATCGAATGCTTGCATCATTGGTAAACAGCCTAATCTTTGAAATATACATCTACACACCTGACTATCAATGGCCTTGGTATTACAAAAGATGCACATCCATTTGATACAAAAATAACCATTGATACAAAAATAACCATGGAAAAGTATTTAAGCACCATACTAGTAGAACTATACGTTGTTAAAATGTCATTGTTTTTTACTTTATTATGCATCCTAGAAGATATGAATTATAACAAAAATAATGAAAAATATCTAAGATGGGATTATCGTTCTGGCAGAAAATGTCAAAAAGGAGGTTTCATAAAAAGAGAAATAAAAAAGCTTGATTCGGCTATTATTAGTAAAATTTATGATATTATAAAAGATACAAAAAATATTTCATCAGCAAGGAAGATATAACCCATCTAGGAAAGAAAATAATGGTAATATTCGTCTTATAAGTGGCCTATGCCTTGAGATAACTCTACACTTATATTCTGAAAAGTATGACGCTATTCTTACCTCACATCCTTATTGTAATCGTTATGATTACGCATGAACATATGCTTTAGAGCTAGCCCTGCTAGCGATAGACGATAAAGGCATAAAAGAACTCAGACAGCGCATGTTGAGTTGTACTTTGGAAAATCTCCCGAAAACCTTATTAACTATAAATTCAAACTGGCATACTGAGCTTAAGATTGTCGACAAAAACGCGCTACTCCATGCTATTCTCGCTTATTTTGAAAATCAAAAACACACTAGTGAATTAAATAATCGTGGTATTCCGCGCATGATAAGAAGTTATTTATATGAAATGGCTTGCGTAATAGTAGGAGCGTCACGATTAGTAAAGACCGGTGTGATCTTCTTCATGGTTAACAATAATGTGAGGTATGCAGGAGTAAACATCTTTGTATATCTAATTCTCTCCTCGTTTGCGGAGGAAATGGGATTTGATGTTGAAAAATTATTGTTCATCCCTCTAAAAAGGGCAACTGCAGTCAACAAATGGCATGTATGAATGTAACACGCCGAGAAAATGTATTTATCTTTGACGCAAGAAATAGCAACCAGAGTCAAATAAAATCCAATGCATGAATTATACGAAAGACATAATCGTTCCATCAGTTATAAGAGAAGGGTTAAAAAATCAACTTTCGCTGATATTTAAAATTCATCAATTCTTTTTCGTGCCTCAAATCAATTTAAGTTAATTATCTATCAATTATTCGCCTGTGATTTCATTCTAAGTTCTTTATATGCGTTGATGTTTAATAAATCTTAATGTCGCGTCTGAAGTTTACAAGTCGTATTTAAATCAGATAGCTAGCTGGCTAAGTGCTTAGCCTTCCCTCCTTATCAGCATCACTCTTAAAAAATTTATTAGATGGCAATTCATTATCGTCTACGATAATCTGTTCTCATCTGTATGAGGCAAAAAAACTACTATACTATTCCACTATTTGTTCGTCGGATAAGGGAGTAAATAAAATTGGATACATGAAGTGTCAGAAGAGACATAAGCGAATCGGTGATCAAACGAGGCAAGCATCACAGCGGCAGCCAGCACTACCTGTGCAAGGCCTGCAATCGTCATTTCACCTCTCAGCCCAACCCAATCGGCTACCCGCTTAGAATCCCGCACCAAGCCATCGAGATGTATCTGGATAGCCACAGCTTCCGACGCATCGGGCGCAATCTGCGTGTCAAGTGCGCAATCCGTGGCCAACAGGGTCAAGTGCGCCGGTGAACGTGCCTTGGCTGCCTCCATCCCAGAGCCCCCAACCGACGACTAACCCATCGTCGAGCTTGAGAGCAGTTCACGTTCGTCGGGAGTAAAAAAAGCGCCGATCTCATCACGCAGATCGAACGCCGGACGCACTGCGTGATGAGCTGGTAGCCCTATCTCGCGATGAAACAGTGTTACAGGCGGTGGTGGATCAAGCTTCAAGCCCATTTCAGTATTGCACCGACGGCTTTAGTGGGTATGCTGCTTTAGATTACCGTGGCAGCTGTCTCTAGTTGCGCCGAGCAATTCGTAGACCTATTTAGTTAAAGCAACTCTCGCCGAGTTGCGTGGGATCTTGTTTGCTTAAACTGACAAGCGCGGTGCTTTTCGCGGTGTGTTGAGGAGTTACGGCGGTTGGCCGCTAGTAAAATTATCGTATCATCATTAAATATTCATACAGCCCCACACGATCA includes the following:
- a CDS encoding ATP-binding protein, encoding MPISFHVATGMHDMTTKNSFTIGKVIGGNLNTGLIVRVDENIAIEELTSGNYFKIIGRDGYVFYGIAENIKLSDMDKKIYRRVNTIPLDMLNFYRGTSVYGLLTIKPILMETPMGEIKNTTSIPSHFSSVEIAGQDDIKRIFSNNSDCAYKIGNLIGNPDLNIYIDLKKITERSTAVFGKSGSGKTFFVLPLIAEIISRKVCSVLIFDMHNDYAYVLKGDKENYKGLKNLEKCSDKVKVISLDPMFSKRINHVPDAYLNIFYDQILPEDIEPLSSLIALTDVQINTIYSLYRNLESSWFPHIIVDNPSPEINKLLSTRKLSDATYHALNRNLSRFGQYKFITSRWGFELADNEKTTSIEEICNDLARGYSIVIEFGRYSNDLLAYLFVSNFISRRIHQKYVQLKELYEGGTSAEPKPLIIVVEEAHKFLEKDIADYTVFGTIAREMRKYNVTLLLIDQRPSSIDDEVMSQISTRIVYSLTDENDINAVLTGTADSNYMKNIITSLSTKKQAVIFGYAVPAPLPIDVVEYNEKIVDYSLSYSA